The Streptomyces europaeiscabiei genome window below encodes:
- a CDS encoding tyrosine-type recombinase/integrase translates to MTLSVVRTQPLGQEVEEDGAAALWAAVDPEFLALFGWSPETGVLFFPADHPLLGTPLCRVKGCVQTSVARQLCSGCRLRWRQAGKLPLEEFAEMDRGNWRQVGVEDCSVSGCQRPFSSWRRPLCSTHLAQLKRRDVTLEEFLSLDDVVALPAFGPCEVAACHRSRDGVSPYCHTHRERWRNAVARGLSENDEERWRRTTAPVSANNEVSLRGLPDRVVAEILYGVQARTREGLHTTQFLLRNLTNRLRELELPSLSAVDPAHVSRGTRGLCGSLVTLVSRFGLTPEGERAKDVWSGAAFGHTGRLDFTAIHQPWLRAAAKEWAFFSLPQRRGSVISSIQDILSAFALLSESLRLQREDHGDDIRTLSRRDITAFTNRLSFLHHSGDISAHRRVRVVRYVRTHLARMRSLGLPRPGQPLHGLPDDFAILPEDIPDDPEDTEAGKDLPAEVMRQICDQLPSLVGQARNGNENRVAVELLIDTGRRPQEICQLRWDCLKQDSDGQHVLIYDNYKANRHGRRLPISQATAGVITRQQELVRADFPSTPTDQLMLLPTRVANPHGRKPIAPGWLSGRHRGWIRSLPEFLVPTRVEVDGQQVTRMMPFDKSKIFLYAYRHTYCQRHADAGVAVDVLRALMDHRSLDTTQAYYRVTEERRREAVDRVTEMQFDRHGKRIWRQAKSLLDSEHARRAVGEVAVPYGVCTEPSNVAAGGHDCPVRFRCVGCGHFRTDVSYLPDLKAYLADLLRNRERIAAALDADDWAKAEAMPSDEEISRVRRLIKRVKDGMDDLDASQRTEVEEAVSVVRRGRQSLLLGMPRVRQPLPDLRPERPL, encoded by the coding sequence ATGACGCTCAGCGTGGTCCGCACCCAGCCCCTCGGGCAGGAGGTGGAAGAGGACGGTGCCGCGGCCTTGTGGGCTGCGGTCGATCCGGAGTTCCTGGCCCTCTTCGGCTGGTCTCCGGAGACCGGAGTGCTGTTCTTCCCCGCGGATCACCCGCTGCTGGGCACGCCGCTGTGCCGAGTGAAGGGCTGCGTGCAGACCAGTGTCGCCAGGCAGTTGTGTTCCGGCTGCCGACTGCGGTGGAGGCAGGCAGGCAAGCTCCCGCTGGAGGAGTTCGCCGAGATGGACCGCGGCAACTGGCGGCAGGTCGGGGTCGAGGACTGCTCGGTGTCCGGATGCCAGCGGCCGTTCTCGTCCTGGCGGCGGCCGTTGTGCTCGACTCATCTCGCGCAACTCAAGCGTCGGGATGTGACGCTGGAGGAGTTCCTCTCCCTCGACGATGTGGTCGCGCTGCCCGCGTTCGGCCCCTGCGAGGTCGCCGCCTGCCACCGGTCCAGGGACGGCGTATCGCCGTACTGTCACACCCACCGGGAGCGCTGGAGAAACGCGGTCGCCCGAGGGCTGAGCGAGAACGACGAGGAGCGATGGCGGCGCACAACAGCACCCGTCTCCGCGAACAACGAGGTCAGTCTGCGCGGACTGCCGGATCGTGTAGTGGCGGAAATCCTCTACGGTGTCCAGGCCCGAACACGCGAGGGACTCCACACCACGCAGTTCCTGCTCCGCAATCTGACCAACCGGCTCCGCGAACTTGAGCTACCGTCACTGAGCGCGGTGGACCCGGCTCATGTGTCCCGGGGCACGCGGGGTCTCTGCGGCAGCCTGGTCACACTCGTGAGCCGGTTCGGCTTGACGCCGGAGGGCGAGCGGGCCAAGGACGTGTGGAGCGGTGCCGCGTTCGGACACACCGGGCGCCTTGACTTCACTGCGATCCACCAGCCCTGGCTGCGGGCCGCCGCCAAGGAATGGGCGTTCTTTTCCCTGCCTCAGCGGCGTGGCAGTGTCATAAGCAGCATCCAGGACATCCTCAGCGCGTTCGCCCTCCTGTCCGAGAGCCTGAGGCTTCAGCGCGAAGATCACGGCGACGACATTCGCACGCTCAGTCGTCGGGACATCACCGCGTTCACCAACCGTCTGTCCTTCCTGCACCACAGCGGGGACATCTCGGCGCACAGACGGGTCAGGGTCGTTCGCTACGTCCGTACCCATCTCGCCCGGATGCGGTCACTGGGACTGCCCCGGCCAGGTCAGCCCCTGCACGGGCTGCCGGATGACTTCGCCATCCTCCCGGAGGACATTCCCGACGACCCGGAGGACACCGAAGCCGGCAAGGACCTCCCGGCCGAGGTCATGCGGCAGATCTGCGATCAGTTGCCTTCGCTGGTCGGCCAGGCCCGGAACGGCAACGAGAACCGAGTGGCGGTCGAATTGCTGATCGACACCGGACGGCGTCCTCAGGAGATCTGTCAGCTGCGCTGGGACTGCCTCAAGCAGGACTCCGACGGGCAGCACGTGCTGATCTACGACAACTACAAGGCCAACCGCCACGGACGCCGTCTGCCGATCTCCCAGGCCACGGCAGGAGTGATCACCAGACAGCAGGAACTGGTCCGCGCAGACTTCCCGAGTACACCGACCGACCAGTTGATGTTGCTGCCCACGCGGGTGGCCAATCCCCACGGCCGGAAGCCCATCGCGCCGGGATGGCTCTCCGGCCGCCACCGCGGGTGGATCCGGTCCCTGCCCGAGTTCCTGGTCCCCACTCGGGTCGAGGTGGACGGTCAACAGGTCACCAGGATGATGCCTTTCGACAAGTCCAAGATCTTCCTTTACGCGTACCGGCACACCTACTGCCAGCGACACGCGGACGCGGGGGTCGCCGTCGACGTCCTCAGGGCCTTGATGGATCACCGGAGCCTGGACACCACTCAGGCCTACTACCGGGTCACCGAAGAGCGGCGGCGCGAGGCCGTCGACCGGGTCACCGAGATGCAGTTCGACCGGCACGGCAAGCGTATCTGGCGGCAGGCGAAGTCCCTGCTCGATTCCGAGCACGCCCGCCGGGCCGTCGGCGAGGTTGCCGTTCCTTACGGCGTCTGTACTGAGCCGTCGAACGTGGCAGCGGGTGGACACGACTGTCCCGTCAGGTTCCGTTGTGTCGGCTGCGGTCATTTCCGTACGGACGTCTCCTACTTGCCCGACCTGAAGGCTTACCTCGCCGACCTGCTGCGCAATCGGGAGCGGATCGCCGCTGCGCTGGACGCGGACGACTGGGCCAAGGCCGAGGCGATGCCGTCGGACGAGGAAATCAGCCGTGTGAGGCGCCTCATCAAGCGAGTGAAGGACGGCATGGACGACCTCGACGCAAGCCAGCGCACCGAAGTCGAGGAGGCCGTATCCGTGGTCCGCCGCGGTCGCCAAAGCCTGCTGCTGGGGATGCCTCGGGTCCGCCAGCCTCTCCCCGATCTGCGACCAGAAAGGCCACTGTGA
- a CDS encoding cyanobactin maturation protease PatG family protein, whose amino-acid sequence MHPDPVLALAAADAAIVPTCAECGAARTEQVAPDTASNYVYVLGQVDFRAPSLAVEKEVAQAVARSANANLTDRQAVCAAIARPENRYLARQLCYVLSVQGMETYILRPRDPVDFDRLVEAVRPEPKGTDLDVVIGHRGPLAPPSLCNGLTLPVVAFEQVYSFTSDELIAEISKPEGTSDKWFTRSSNELLRRVMQLGDNAGDTDEHRAINYLAVRYPRIYEKTVEAFAADASLSGVVFRESRLSGARRVLDVVLSYTGRQTDVTEKFFVRVDVTEVFPFLVNKLAPYYDR is encoded by the coding sequence GTGCATCCGGACCCGGTCCTCGCGCTGGCCGCCGCCGACGCCGCCATCGTCCCGACCTGTGCCGAATGCGGGGCCGCGCGGACGGAGCAGGTCGCACCGGACACCGCCAGCAACTACGTGTACGTGCTCGGCCAGGTCGACTTCCGGGCCCCGAGCCTGGCGGTCGAGAAGGAGGTCGCCCAGGCGGTGGCCCGGTCCGCGAACGCGAACCTGACGGACCGGCAAGCCGTCTGCGCGGCCATCGCGCGGCCGGAGAACCGTTATCTCGCACGGCAGTTGTGCTACGTGCTGAGCGTCCAGGGCATGGAGACGTACATCCTCCGGCCCCGGGATCCCGTGGACTTCGACCGGCTCGTCGAAGCCGTCCGCCCCGAACCCAAGGGCACCGACCTGGATGTGGTCATCGGACACCGGGGGCCGCTCGCCCCGCCGTCGCTCTGCAACGGCCTGACCCTCCCGGTCGTGGCCTTCGAACAGGTCTACTCCTTCACAAGCGACGAGCTGATCGCGGAGATCAGCAAGCCGGAGGGGACGAGCGACAAGTGGTTCACCCGCTCGTCCAACGAACTGTTGCGCCGTGTCATGCAGTTGGGGGACAACGCGGGCGACACCGACGAGCACCGCGCCATCAACTACCTCGCGGTCCGGTACCCCCGCATCTATGAGAAGACCGTGGAGGCGTTCGCCGCCGACGCGAGCCTCAGCGGGGTCGTCTTCCGCGAGTCCCGGCTGAGCGGTGCCCGCCGGGTCCTCGATGTCGTGCTCTCCTACACGGGCCGCCAGACGGACGTGACCGAGAAGTTCTTCGTCCGGGTGGACGTGACCGAAGTCTTCCCGTTCCTGGTGAACAAGCTTGCTCCCTACTACGACCGTTGA
- a CDS encoding DUF262 domain-containing protein yields MPGSHSLDNLEEQLRGERGRVDVAVHNFSVRELVRMIADEELNASPSYQRKFRWTESDESLFIESIFLGLPVPPIFVATNVGFQWEVVDGLQRLSTLAHFLARDAAEARDFQRHSPLKLEKLEKLTELNGCTFSDLPRNLQVYFGRQPLQVISLTDKSDLQVRFDVFERLNRGGIQLTAQEVRASVYRGRFYDFIEELSMDARFDDILKLQRARQDDGTRAEQVLKFFAYKNYKEHFDGKVETFLNNYMQAANSDFKYAIEGEIFDKALAALHAACDGQPFLRRQTPVTPLVQFEACLVAAGELIQEGTPIVQVAPDWLEDEELRASTGAGTNTRSMLNRRVKRAKELLSGTA; encoded by the coding sequence ATGCCTGGATCCCACTCCCTCGATAACCTTGAAGAGCAGCTGCGTGGAGAGCGCGGGAGAGTTGACGTAGCGGTTCATAACTTTTCTGTCCGCGAATTGGTGCGCATGATTGCGGATGAAGAGTTGAATGCCTCCCCTAGTTATCAGAGAAAATTTCGCTGGACGGAGAGCGACGAATCTCTATTCATTGAGTCCATCTTCCTCGGGCTCCCTGTTCCGCCGATCTTCGTCGCCACCAACGTCGGATTTCAATGGGAAGTGGTGGACGGGCTACAGCGACTCTCAACGCTTGCCCATTTTTTGGCGCGCGATGCGGCTGAAGCTCGCGATTTTCAGCGGCACAGCCCACTAAAACTGGAGAAGCTCGAAAAGCTGACGGAGCTGAACGGGTGCACCTTCTCGGATCTCCCGAGAAACCTGCAAGTGTACTTTGGTAGGCAACCGTTGCAGGTTATTTCACTCACCGATAAGAGTGACCTTCAGGTGCGATTCGATGTATTCGAAAGACTCAACCGTGGCGGAATTCAGCTCACGGCCCAAGAGGTGCGGGCGAGCGTCTATAGAGGGCGTTTCTACGATTTCATTGAAGAACTCTCTATGGATGCACGCTTTGATGACATTCTCAAGTTGCAGCGCGCGCGGCAGGATGATGGCACGAGAGCGGAGCAGGTCCTCAAATTCTTTGCCTACAAAAACTATAAGGAGCATTTTGATGGCAAGGTAGAAACGTTTCTAAATAACTACATGCAGGCGGCTAATAGTGACTTCAAATATGCCATAGAAGGTGAAATTTTCGATAAGGCGCTTGCGGCTCTACATGCGGCTTGCGACGGCCAACCGTTTCTTCGTAGGCAAACTCCGGTCACGCCCCTTGTGCAATTCGAAGCGTGCCTGGTTGCGGCAGGAGAGCTGATTCAGGAAGGCACGCCGATCGTACAGGTTGCGCCAGATTGGCTAGAAGACGAGGAGTTGAGAGCTTCTACCGGTGCTGGCACTAATACTCGCTCTATGTTGAACAGGCGCGTTAAGCGGGCAAAGGAACTGCTCAGTGGCACCGCATGA
- a CDS encoding (2Fe-2S) ferredoxin domain-containing protein gives MVTPAQSKTGPTPCRVTVCRDCCCGTPKLPGVDHEAQTTRLRAVVPTRISTCLDACDQANVIVVQPSSTGRAAGARPVWLGLVNDPDATEDIVTWVQSGGPGITPMPPILDLYVFTPPNRRTTT, from the coding sequence CTGGTGACCCCCGCACAGTCGAAAACGGGCCCCACCCCCTGCCGGGTGACAGTCTGCCGAGACTGCTGCTGCGGCACCCCCAAACTCCCCGGCGTGGACCACGAGGCCCAGACCACCCGCCTCCGAGCCGTCGTCCCCACCCGAATCTCCACCTGCCTGGACGCCTGCGACCAGGCCAACGTGATCGTGGTCCAACCCTCCTCGACCGGCCGAGCCGCCGGCGCCCGCCCCGTCTGGCTGGGCCTGGTCAACGACCCCGACGCCACCGAGGACATAGTCACCTGGGTCCAGTCCGGCGGCCCAGGCATCACCCCCATGCCCCCCATCCTCGATCTCTACGTCTTCACCCCACCAAACCGCCGAACCACCACCTGA
- a CDS encoding MAE_28990/MAE_18760 family HEPN-like nuclease: MAPHDNLVIDIHLRADKFLRRVDDLKKFLALVTGNSQTSGNPRWSSESRDARALAIVCVMAELESFTKYLIQETHMAINSSAVTMGDLRSSLRQLAAHTTFESLRELNDHSKLWERRKYATTLDVCAEPVELPVNRRQAQPPLDGKTLKPEHFNRLWEIYGLPGLSFPSAAWSASLQKMAMLRNDVAHGNISYVEIFQQAGVSLSDVERYVDDIVEFLIHLVDSWCQYLSETGYLKGP, encoded by the coding sequence GTGGCACCGCATGACAACCTGGTTATCGACATTCATCTTCGAGCAGATAAGTTCCTTCGCCGAGTGGATGACCTTAAGAAGTTCCTGGCGTTGGTCACAGGAAATTCGCAGACCTCAGGAAATCCAAGATGGTCCAGCGAAAGCCGTGATGCGCGGGCCCTTGCCATCGTCTGCGTCATGGCGGAGCTGGAGTCTTTCACTAAATATCTAATCCAAGAGACTCACATGGCCATCAACTCGTCCGCTGTCACGATGGGCGACCTGCGATCGAGTCTCCGCCAGCTCGCCGCGCACACGACTTTTGAGAGTCTTCGTGAGCTCAATGATCACAGCAAATTATGGGAACGACGAAAATACGCAACGACATTGGACGTTTGTGCGGAACCGGTAGAACTTCCCGTCAACCGAAGACAAGCGCAGCCTCCTCTCGATGGAAAGACGCTTAAACCGGAACACTTCAATCGGCTTTGGGAGATATATGGCCTGCCTGGCCTTTCTTTCCCATCGGCTGCTTGGAGTGCGTCTCTTCAGAAGATGGCAATGCTGCGCAACGACGTCGCCCATGGCAACATTTCGTATGTTGAGATCTTTCAACAAGCGGGAGTTTCACTCTCCGACGTCGAAAGGTATGTCGACGACATCGTCGAATTCTTGATTCACCTAGTTGACTCTTGGTGTCAATATCTTTCGGAAACTGGATACTTGAAGGGTCCCTAA
- a CDS encoding S8 family serine peptidase, with translation MAEPLEQTGLARLMARGAGRPEIVVAVVDGLVALGHPGLAGGHLRVLPGGAGDRGGQGDDPCRPTGDDASCRHGTYVVGLLGAGRTSRSPGICPGCTFLLRPIFAAGRVTGRPAAPAVPVTPAARPEDLAAAIVECVDAGARVLNLSVAPDRPSSTDHRELEWALDHAANRGVITIVAAGNQGAVGTSVLTRHPWTVPVVAYDRRGRPMNLSNLGGSIGARGLGAPGEGVVGLGLGVDGRPLAVTGTSAAAPFVTGAVALLLSAFPAAPPADVRSALLLTAVGPRRTVVPPFLDAWAAYTALARTGNAPLPHGNRPLKNPKSLC, from the coding sequence ATGGCGGAACCGCTGGAACAGACCGGGCTCGCGCGCCTGATGGCGCGCGGCGCCGGCCGGCCGGAGATCGTCGTGGCGGTGGTAGACGGCCTCGTCGCCCTCGGCCACCCGGGACTCGCCGGCGGACACCTGCGCGTGCTGCCCGGCGGGGCCGGCGACCGGGGCGGGCAGGGTGACGATCCCTGCCGCCCGACGGGCGACGACGCGTCCTGCCGCCACGGCACCTACGTCGTCGGACTCCTCGGCGCCGGCCGGACCTCGCGGTCGCCCGGCATCTGCCCGGGCTGCACCTTCCTGCTGCGCCCCATCTTCGCGGCGGGCCGCGTCACCGGCCGACCCGCCGCCCCCGCCGTCCCGGTCACCCCGGCCGCGCGGCCGGAGGACCTCGCGGCCGCCATCGTCGAGTGCGTCGACGCCGGCGCCCGGGTGCTGAACCTGAGCGTCGCGCCCGACCGCCCCTCCAGCACGGACCACCGCGAGCTGGAGTGGGCGCTCGACCACGCGGCCAACCGGGGCGTGATCACGATCGTGGCCGCCGGGAACCAGGGCGCGGTCGGCACCTCCGTCCTCACCCGCCACCCGTGGACCGTCCCCGTGGTCGCGTACGACCGGCGGGGCCGGCCGATGAACCTCTCCAATCTGGGCGGTTCGATCGGCGCACGCGGCCTCGGTGCTCCGGGCGAGGGCGTCGTCGGCCTCGGCCTCGGCGTCGACGGCCGCCCGCTGGCGGTCACCGGCACGAGCGCGGCCGCCCCGTTCGTGACCGGCGCCGTCGCACTGCTCCTGTCCGCCTTCCCCGCCGCCCCACCCGCCGACGTCCGGTCCGCCCTCCTGCTCACCGCCGTCGGCCCCCGCCGCACGGTCGTCCCGCCCTTCCTGGACGCCTGGGCCGCGTACACCGCACTCGCCCGGACCGGCAACGCCCCCCTCCCGCACGGCAACCGGCCGCTCAAGAATCCGAAATCCCTCTGCTGA
- a CDS encoding lysylphosphatidylglycerol synthase transmembrane domain-containing protein, translating into MFPLPLDAPPPSRPTPSPVTDPLTLIPSPARPPDLTRVPGQATATAIDPDLDPNPGLAPCSVPKALSDSPCGPAPAPGQDAVDRPARVRAFLPARVQALLPARSAANARRLRFALMLLPLALLAVWATVDWRTVHDGAVRLASADPRWLLAGVVFTALCSVASACVRQGAVPERLPPGQLLAVQFAAGAAGHALPGNIGAHAVVLRFLRGRGMPLARATSSLALYSAVKPVAKTLVIVAFVVAFPGTLRLAELLPKGETLALVGAITGVSLAAVVTLITTVRPLRRPLIGGLRSALTDTRLVHSRPVRALSLWGGAAAFPLCQGAVVASVGSSLGLPVSWTQMLFAYLVASTAAGAVPAPGGLGPMDAALVFALVAFGAPATLATTTVIGYRVLTVWLPLLPGTLVLSALVRAKVL; encoded by the coding sequence TTGTTCCCGCTCCCGCTCGACGCGCCGCCCCCCTCGCGGCCCACCCCGTCCCCGGTCACCGACCCCCTCACCCTGATACCCAGCCCGGCCCGGCCCCCGGACCTCACCCGAGTCCCGGGCCAGGCCACGGCCACGGCTATTGACCCCGATCTCGATCCCAACCCCGGCCTCGCCCCTTGCTCCGTCCCCAAGGCGCTCTCCGACTCCCCCTGCGGCCCTGCCCCTGCCCCCGGCCAGGACGCGGTCGACCGCCCGGCGCGCGTCAGGGCGTTTCTGCCCGCCAGGGTGCAGGCGCTGCTCCCCGCCCGGTCGGCCGCCAACGCCCGGCGGTTGCGGTTCGCTCTCATGCTGCTGCCGTTGGCTCTGCTCGCGGTGTGGGCGACGGTCGACTGGCGGACGGTCCACGACGGGGCGGTGCGGCTGGCGTCGGCCGACCCCCGGTGGCTGCTGGCCGGTGTCGTCTTCACGGCCCTGTGCTCGGTGGCCTCCGCATGCGTACGGCAGGGGGCGGTGCCGGAGCGGCTTCCGCCGGGGCAGTTGCTGGCCGTGCAGTTCGCCGCCGGGGCCGCGGGGCACGCGCTGCCGGGCAACATCGGCGCCCACGCCGTCGTCCTGCGCTTTCTGCGGGGCCGCGGCATGCCCCTCGCCCGTGCCACCTCCTCGCTCGCCCTGTACTCGGCGGTCAAACCGGTGGCCAAGACGCTGGTGATCGTCGCCTTCGTCGTCGCCTTCCCGGGCACGCTCCGCCTGGCCGAGCTCCTCCCGAAAGGCGAGACCCTCGCCCTGGTCGGCGCGATCACCGGGGTCAGCCTGGCCGCCGTGGTCACCCTGATCACGACCGTACGACCGTTGCGGCGGCCCCTCATCGGAGGGCTGCGCTCCGCTCTCACGGACACACGGCTCGTGCACAGCCGACCCGTCCGCGCACTCTCCCTGTGGGGTGGGGCCGCCGCCTTCCCCCTGTGCCAGGGCGCCGTGGTCGCCTCGGTCGGCTCGTCGCTCGGGCTGCCGGTGTCCTGGACTCAGATGCTCTTCGCCTACCTCGTCGCCAGTACGGCCGCCGGTGCCGTGCCCGCGCCGGGCGGGCTCGGCCCCATGGACGCGGCGCTCGTCTTCGCGCTCGTCGCCTTCGGCGCGCCGGCGACCCTCGCCACCACCACCGTCATCGGCTACCGCGTCCTCACCGTCTGGCTCCCCCTCCTCCCGGGCACCCTCGTCCTGTCGGCGCTGGTGCGCGCGAAGGTGCTCTGA
- a CDS encoding tyrosine-type recombinase/integrase, with product MLTAVRGFLAHAVTEREVPGWVLEQLYQLGDSSDLPLQAQSEDGRLRYRLQAQHRLPETERAVDRASDAEIVAMFRACRSARDRLLILLLARVGLRRGQAAGLRRGDAHLLVDSAALGCRLEGAHLHVVRRQNQNNAWSKSRRPVALPVDFLVVQAFDQYVLERHERLGSAGSDFLLVNLFREPLGSPITPDAIGETVETLARRAGLDRKVTPHMMRHAFASNIADSGGSLDEIQSLLGHKHPDSARPYLHPAQSRLREAISRVPSPRDLGEESGR from the coding sequence GTGCTCACAGCGGTTCGCGGCTTCCTGGCTCACGCGGTGACGGAGCGGGAAGTCCCGGGCTGGGTGCTGGAGCAGCTCTACCAGCTCGGAGACAGCTCGGACCTCCCCCTTCAGGCACAGTCGGAAGACGGCAGGCTCCGCTACCGGCTCCAGGCTCAGCACCGGCTGCCGGAGACGGAGAGGGCCGTGGACCGGGCCAGCGATGCGGAGATCGTGGCAATGTTCCGTGCCTGTCGCTCGGCGCGCGACAGGTTGCTGATCCTGCTGCTGGCCCGAGTGGGGCTTCGCCGCGGGCAGGCGGCGGGCCTTCGTCGCGGTGACGCTCATCTGCTCGTGGACTCGGCCGCCCTGGGATGCCGCCTGGAAGGCGCTCACCTGCATGTCGTACGGCGGCAGAACCAGAACAACGCCTGGTCGAAGTCCCGGCGTCCGGTGGCACTGCCCGTGGACTTCCTGGTGGTGCAGGCGTTCGACCAGTACGTCTTGGAGCGGCACGAACGGCTCGGGTCGGCGGGCAGTGATTTCCTGCTGGTGAACCTCTTCCGTGAGCCCTTGGGATCGCCGATCACGCCGGATGCGATCGGCGAGACCGTGGAGACACTGGCCCGTCGTGCCGGGCTGGACCGCAAGGTCACCCCGCACATGATGCGGCACGCTTTCGCCAGCAATATCGCGGACTCCGGCGGCTCGTTGGACGAGATCCAGTCTCTCCTGGGCCATAAGCACCCGGACTCGGCTCGTCCTTACCTGCACCCCGCGCAGTCCCGGCTGCGCGAGGCGATCAGCCGTGTTCCCTCGCCGAGGGACCTGGGCGAGGAGTCAGGCCGATGA
- a CDS encoding beta-ketoacyl-[acyl-carrier-protein] synthase family protein — translation MSYSVGRRVVVTGLGAITPLGVGVGELWQGLLEGRCGIRQLEGEEFAELPVRVAGTVPVDPADLLPRPRARRMNRAARFAVLAAREAWRDGGFDPVGTAASGLDPARVGVSAGAILGDASVLVAGDRQLRDRGPRSVSPLTTPMCVPSQAASQISLDLGITGEARTVTSACASGTEAIGQAVDRIRYGRVDVALAGGAEAVVTPAIMASFAAMRALSRHGLNGGEGSPSRPFAKDRDGFVNGEGAGFLLLEAEDRARARGARIYCEAAGWGLSADAHHMAAPDPSGAGVALALHRALADAAASPADVVHVNAHATATVDGDLAEANALTTVLSGRRVPVTALKGSLGHLQGAAGAVEALVTALTLHHGVIPPTIGCADQDHAITLDLVTTAPRPLPPEGDLALTNSFGFGGHNAVLALRRAT, via the coding sequence ATGTCGTACTCGGTGGGGCGGCGAGTGGTGGTCACGGGGCTGGGGGCCATCACGCCGCTCGGTGTGGGTGTGGGCGAACTGTGGCAGGGGCTGCTGGAAGGGCGTTGCGGGATTCGGCAGCTGGAGGGGGAGGAATTCGCGGAGTTACCCGTGCGGGTCGCGGGGACGGTGCCGGTGGATCCCGCCGACCTGTTGCCGCGGCCCCGGGCCCGGCGGATGAACCGGGCCGCGCGGTTCGCGGTACTGGCAGCGCGGGAGGCGTGGCGGGACGGGGGGTTCGACCCCGTCGGTACGGCGGCGAGCGGGCTCGATCCGGCGCGGGTCGGGGTGTCCGCCGGGGCGATCCTCGGTGACGCGTCGGTGCTCGTGGCCGGCGACCGGCAGTTGAGGGACCGGGGGCCGCGGAGTGTCTCGCCGCTCACCACGCCGATGTGCGTGCCCTCGCAGGCGGCGTCGCAGATCTCCCTCGACCTCGGTATCACCGGGGAGGCGCGGACCGTCACGAGTGCGTGCGCCTCCGGTACCGAGGCGATCGGGCAGGCGGTGGACCGTATCCGGTACGGGCGGGTGGACGTGGCGCTCGCGGGCGGGGCCGAGGCGGTGGTGACTCCGGCGATCATGGCGTCGTTCGCGGCGATGCGGGCGCTGTCGCGGCACGGGCTGAACGGCGGTGAGGGGAGCCCGTCCCGGCCGTTCGCGAAGGACCGGGACGGGTTCGTGAACGGCGAGGGGGCGGGTTTTCTGCTGCTGGAGGCGGAGGACCGTGCGAGGGCTCGCGGTGCGCGGATCTACTGCGAGGCGGCGGGCTGGGGACTGTCCGCCGACGCGCATCACATGGCGGCGCCCGATCCTTCGGGCGCGGGGGTGGCGCTCGCGCTGCACCGGGCACTCGCGGACGCGGCGGCGTCACCCGCCGATGTCGTCCACGTCAACGCGCACGCCACCGCCACGGTCGACGGTGACCTCGCGGAGGCGAACGCGCTGACCACGGTGCTGTCGGGGCGCCGGGTGCCCGTCACGGCGCTCAAGGGGAGCCTCGGGCACCTTCAGGGGGCCGCCGGTGCCGTAGAGGCCCTGGTCACCGCCCTGACTCTCCACCACGGCGTCATCCCGCCGACGATCGGCTGCGCCGACCAGGACCACGCGATCACCCTCGACCTCGTCACCACCGCCCCCCGCCCCCTCCCACCCGAAGGCGACCTCGCCCTCACCAACTCCTTCGGCTTCGGCGGCCACAACGCGGTCCTCGCGCTACGGCGCGCCACGTAG